The following are from one region of the Ruficoccus sp. ZRK36 genome:
- a CDS encoding nitrogenase component I subunit alpha: protein MSDENSTGPMGPHGPDAATAREEMLKVYPKKTQRKRGKQMLVNEEPGTPAEIGANSRTVPGIITQRGCSYAGCKGVVIGPIYDILHITHGPIGCGWYSWLSRRNITKIRGEGETNYLQYSMSTDMQEDHIVFGGEKQLAAAIQEAYDEFHPKAISVYATCPVGLIGDDIHTVCRTMKEKLGINIFGFSCEGYKGVSQSAGHHIANNGVFKHMIGLDDSPVEAKYKINILGEYNIGGDAWEIDRILDLCGIHIIGTLSGGVSYGEICNCHMADLNVVMCHRSINYMAEMMEEKFGIPWFKVNFIGIEGTKKSLRKIAQYFGDKELIDRVEEVIAAEMSEVKPILDDITTRTTGKTAALFVGGSRAHHYQDLFTDMDMKVIAAGYEFAHRDDYEGRDVLPHIKVDADSRNIEELTVTADETRFDASKPEKKKSLEENGFTFSDYEGMMRQMAKDTLVIDDISHHEMEKLIEMYHPDVIGSGIKDKYIIEKMGVPCKQLHSYDYGGPYAGFKGAINFYKEIDRMTGSKVWKLARAPWHEDGSAPAAEKETTTASA, encoded by the coding sequence ATGTCTGACGAAAACAGCACTGGCCCCATGGGGCCTCACGGTCCGGACGCTGCAACCGCACGCGAGGAAATGCTGAAGGTCTATCCTAAAAAGACCCAGCGCAAGCGTGGTAAGCAGATGCTGGTCAACGAAGAACCCGGTACGCCGGCGGAAATCGGGGCCAACAGCCGCACCGTTCCCGGTATCATCACCCAGCGTGGGTGCTCCTACGCCGGTTGTAAAGGGGTCGTCATCGGCCCGATCTACGACATCCTCCACATCACCCACGGCCCCATCGGCTGTGGCTGGTACAGCTGGCTGTCTCGCCGCAACATCACCAAGATCCGCGGCGAAGGCGAAACCAACTACCTGCAGTACAGCATGTCCACCGACATGCAGGAAGACCACATCGTCTTCGGCGGGGAAAAGCAGCTCGCCGCTGCCATCCAGGAAGCCTACGACGAGTTCCATCCGAAGGCGATCAGCGTCTACGCCACCTGCCCGGTGGGCCTCATCGGTGACGACATCCACACGGTCTGCCGCACCATGAAGGAAAAGCTCGGGATCAACATCTTCGGCTTCTCCTGCGAAGGCTACAAGGGTGTCTCCCAGTCCGCCGGTCACCACATCGCCAACAACGGTGTGTTCAAGCACATGATCGGCCTGGACGACAGCCCGGTCGAAGCGAAGTACAAGATCAACATCCTCGGTGAATACAACATCGGCGGGGATGCCTGGGAAATCGACCGTATCCTGGACCTCTGCGGCATCCACATCATCGGTACCCTCTCCGGGGGTGTCAGCTATGGTGAGATCTGCAACTGTCACATGGCCGACCTCAACGTCGTCATGTGCCACCGCTCCATCAACTACATGGCTGAGATGATGGAAGAGAAGTTCGGGATCCCGTGGTTCAAGGTGAACTTCATCGGCATCGAAGGCACGAAGAAGTCCCTCCGCAAGATCGCCCAGTACTTCGGCGACAAGGAACTGATCGACCGCGTTGAAGAAGTCATCGCTGCCGAGATGTCCGAAGTGAAGCCGATCCTCGACGACATCACGACCCGCACCACCGGTAAGACCGCTGCCCTCTTCGTGGGTGGTAGCCGCGCTCACCACTATCAGGACCTGTTCACGGACATGGACATGAAGGTGATCGCCGCCGGTTACGAGTTCGCCCACCGCGACGACTACGAAGGCCGCGACGTGCTCCCGCACATCAAGGTCGACGCTGACAGCCGCAATATCGAAGAGCTCACCGTCACCGCCGACGAAACCCGCTTCGACGCCTCCAAGCCTGAGAAGAAGAAGTCCCTCGAAGAGAACGGCTTCACCTTCAGCGACTACGAAGGCATGATGCGCCAGATGGCCAAGGACACGCTGGTCATCGACGACATCTCCCACCACGAGATGGAAAAGCTGATCGAGATGTACCATCCCGACGTCATCGGCTCCGGTATTAAGGACAAGTACATCATCGAAAAGATGGGCGTCCCCTGTAAGCAGCTGCACTCCTACGACTACGGTGGCCCGTACGCCGGATTCAAGGGAGCGATCAACTTCTACAAGGAGATTGACCGGATGACCGGAAGCAAGGTCTGGAAGCTCGCTCGTGCCCCCTGGCACGAAGACGGTTCCGCGCCTGCCGCCGAAAAGGAAACCACCACGGCCAGCGCCTAA
- the nifK gene encoding nitrogenase molybdenum-iron protein subunit beta — protein MLEGTTAEIRERKALRINPAKTCQPIGAMYAALGIHKCMPHSHGSQGCCAYHRSQLTRHHKEPVAATTSSFTEGASVFGGMANLKTALNNIFTIYEPDIVAVHTTCLSEVIGDDIPMIIKKSAEDGIIPEGKTVIHTNTPSFAGSHITGFSGQCAAFVKYLAESTGETKNVVNIFPGWVEPADMREIKRLAELVGVEYILAPDTSDVLDSPHDGKYHMYPDGGTTVAQLKAMGDSFLSIALGPLASTAAATELEKKCKVPNKVLELPIGVKATDEFVNALRLAGDTAVPASLEKERGRLIDMISDMSQYMHNLKVAIFGDPDHLTSMVSFLVEMGAKPMIVVTGTPGKKWEGKLKEICSETNPEAEVLAFSDIHYMHQWIKNNPVDLIMGNTYGKYVARTEKLPFVRFGFPILDRVGHRAFPMLGYNGGMRIIEKITDALFDQRDREDPDHEVELVL, from the coding sequence ATGTTAGAAGGAACCACCGCAGAAATCCGCGAGCGTAAAGCTCTGCGCATTAATCCTGCCAAGACCTGTCAGCCCATCGGCGCCATGTACGCCGCCCTGGGCATCCACAAGTGCATGCCGCACTCACACGGCTCTCAGGGCTGCTGCGCCTACCATCGCAGCCAGCTGACCCGCCACCACAAGGAGCCGGTCGCCGCTACGACCTCCTCCTTCACCGAAGGCGCTTCTGTCTTCGGCGGGATGGCTAACCTGAAAACCGCGCTGAACAATATCTTCACCATCTACGAACCTGATATTGTCGCGGTCCACACCACCTGTCTGTCCGAAGTTATCGGTGACGACATCCCGATGATCATCAAGAAGTCCGCCGAGGATGGTATCATCCCCGAGGGCAAGACGGTCATCCACACCAATACGCCGAGCTTCGCCGGCAGCCACATCACCGGCTTCTCCGGCCAGTGTGCGGCCTTCGTCAAGTACCTGGCTGAGTCCACGGGTGAAACCAAGAACGTCGTCAACATCTTCCCGGGTTGGGTTGAGCCGGCCGACATGCGCGAAATCAAGCGCCTGGCCGAGTTGGTTGGTGTCGAGTACATCCTTGCTCCCGACACCTCCGACGTCCTCGACTCCCCGCACGATGGTAAGTACCACATGTACCCGGATGGCGGCACCACGGTTGCCCAGCTCAAGGCCATGGGTGACAGCTTCCTGAGCATCGCGCTCGGGCCGCTCGCCAGCACCGCCGCTGCCACCGAGCTCGAAAAGAAGTGCAAGGTGCCGAACAAGGTTCTGGAACTGCCCATCGGCGTCAAGGCTACCGACGAATTCGTCAACGCCCTGCGCCTGGCCGGTGACACCGCTGTTCCCGCCTCGCTCGAAAAGGAACGTGGCCGCCTGATCGACATGATCAGCGACATGTCCCAGTACATGCACAACCTCAAGGTCGCGATCTTCGGAGACCCGGATCATCTGACCAGCATGGTCAGCTTCCTCGTGGAAATGGGTGCCAAGCCGATGATCGTTGTCACCGGTACTCCCGGCAAGAAGTGGGAAGGCAAGCTCAAGGAAATCTGCTCCGAAACCAATCCGGAAGCCGAAGTCCTCGCCTTCAGCGACATCCACTACATGCACCAGTGGATCAAGAATAACCCGGTCGACCTGATCATGGGTAACACCTACGGCAAGTACGTCGCGCGGACTGAAAAGCTCCCGTTCGTACGCTTCGGGTTCCCGATCCTCGACCGCGTTGGCCACCGCGCCTTCCCGATGCTCGGGTACAACGGCGGCATGCGCATCATCGAAAAGATCACCGACGCTCTCTTCGACCAGCGCGATCGCGAAGACCCCGACCACGAGGTCGAACTGGTCCTCTAA
- the nifH gene encoding nitrogenase iron protein produces MRKVAIYGKGGIGKSTTTQNTVAALAEMGKKVMVVGCDPKADSTRLLLGGLAQRSVLDTLREEGEDVELEDIRSDGFCSSLCVESGGPEPGVGCAGRGIITSINMLEQLGAYDEDEKLDYVFYDVLGDVVCGGFAMPIREGKAEEIYIVCSGEMMAMYAANNICKGIMKFAETGVVRLGGLICNSRKVDREDELIQEFAKRLGTQMIHFVPRDNDVQRAEINRKTVIDWNPNCPQADEYRTLARNIDNNEMKVIPKPLPIDELEGLLMEFGLFN; encoded by the coding sequence ATGCGCAAAGTCGCCATCTACGGTAAGGGCGGCATTGGCAAGTCCACCACGACGCAGAACACGGTCGCCGCTCTCGCCGAAATGGGCAAGAAGGTCATGGTCGTGGGTTGCGACCCGAAGGCTGACTCCACCCGCCTCCTGCTTGGCGGTCTGGCTCAGCGCTCCGTCCTCGACACCCTCCGCGAAGAAGGTGAAGACGTCGAACTCGAAGACATCCGCAGCGACGGTTTCTGCAGCAGCCTCTGCGTAGAGTCCGGCGGTCCTGAGCCTGGCGTCGGCTGTGCCGGTCGCGGTATCATCACCTCCATCAACATGCTCGAGCAGCTCGGCGCATATGACGAAGACGAAAAGCTCGACTACGTCTTCTACGACGTTCTCGGTGACGTTGTCTGTGGTGGTTTCGCCATGCCGATCCGTGAAGGTAAGGCCGAAGAAATCTACATCGTCTGCTCCGGTGAAATGATGGCCATGTACGCCGCCAACAACATCTGTAAGGGCATCATGAAGTTCGCCGAAACCGGTGTCGTCCGCCTCGGTGGCCTGATCTGCAACAGCCGTAAGGTTGACCGCGAAGACGAGCTCATCCAGGAATTCGCCAAGCGCCTTGGCACCCAGATGATCCACTTCGTCCCCCGCGACAATGACGTGCAGCGCGCCGAAATCAACCGTAAGACGGTCATCGACTGGAACCCGAATTGCCCCCAGGCCGATGAATACCGCACGCTCGCCCGCAACATCGACAACAATGAAATGAAGGTGATCCCGAAGCCGTTGCCGATCGACGAGCTGGAAGGCCTCCTGATGGAATTCGGTCTGTTCAACTAA
- a CDS encoding nitrogenase component 1, which yields MSMAKGNPDTLTADGCKTEGALPASATRNACKLCTPLGAAMVFKGIRGCLPFLHGSQGCATYIRRYMISHFREPVDIASSSFSEDDAIFGGARNFAQGVDNVIRQYEPELIGVATTCLSETIGDNMLGMIKEYQDKHNGDGPPLVHVSTPAYTGTHSDGYYSAIRELVKAFVKPTRITQPRMVNILPAMMSCADLRHLREICAMYEMDATILPDYSSTLEGSSWDCYHKISPGGTSIEDVAEMGSAAASIEIGHTQAGDKNSAASWLEREHGVRRDALGWPLGIRLSDQFFAAMAAISDRPMPEQLADERGRLVDAYVDAHKYVSGKRAAIFGEPDMVVALAAFMSEIGVRPVICATGAKVKKWKELLASEIEGGTADIEILSDSDHAKLAAAARELKPDIILGSSKGYPLARELKIPLVRIGFPIHDRIGAQRMLSVGYRGTMELFDRVANALLEGKQDFSETGYSYL from the coding sequence ATGAGCATGGCTAAAGGAAATCCCGACACGCTGACCGCCGACGGTTGCAAGACCGAGGGCGCGCTTCCAGCCTCCGCCACCCGCAATGCCTGCAAGCTGTGCACCCCGCTCGGGGCCGCCATGGTCTTTAAGGGTATCCGCGGCTGCCTGCCTTTCCTCCACGGCTCTCAGGGCTGCGCGACATATATCCGCCGCTACATGATCAGCCACTTCCGCGAGCCGGTAGACATCGCCTCCTCCAGCTTCTCCGAGGACGATGCGATCTTCGGCGGCGCCCGTAACTTTGCCCAGGGCGTGGACAACGTCATCCGCCAGTATGAGCCCGAGCTCATCGGCGTGGCCACCACCTGCCTCTCCGAGACCATCGGCGATAACATGCTCGGCATGATCAAGGAGTACCAGGATAAGCACAACGGTGACGGCCCGCCGCTGGTCCATGTATCCACTCCCGCCTACACCGGCACCCACAGCGACGGCTACTACTCAGCCATCCGCGAGCTGGTCAAAGCTTTCGTCAAGCCCACCCGCATCACCCAGCCGCGGATGGTTAACATCCTGCCGGCCATGATGTCCTGCGCCGACCTGCGCCACCTGCGCGAGATCTGCGCCATGTACGAGATGGACGCCACGATCCTGCCCGACTACAGCTCCACGCTGGAGGGCAGCAGCTGGGACTGCTACCACAAGATTTCTCCCGGAGGCACTTCTATCGAGGATGTCGCCGAGATGGGCAGCGCCGCCGCTTCGATCGAAATCGGCCACACACAGGCTGGTGATAAAAACAGCGCCGCCTCCTGGCTTGAGCGTGAGCACGGCGTGCGCCGCGATGCGCTGGGCTGGCCTCTGGGCATTCGCCTCAGCGACCAGTTCTTCGCAGCCATGGCTGCCATATCCGACCGCCCGATGCCCGAGCAGCTTGCTGACGAGCGCGGCCGTCTGGTAGACGCCTACGTGGACGCCCACAAATACGTCTCCGGAAAGCGTGCTGCGATCTTCGGTGAGCCGGATATGGTCGTAGCGCTGGCCGCATTCATGAGTGAGATCGGGGTACGCCCCGTCATCTGCGCCACAGGCGCCAAGGTGAAAAAATGGAAAGAGCTGCTCGCCTCCGAGATCGAAGGCGGCACCGCAGACATCGAGATTCTTTCAGACTCCGACCACGCAAAACTCGCTGCCGCTGCCCGCGAGCTGAAGCCCGACATCATCCTCGGCTCCAGCAAGGGTTACCCGCTGGCACGCGAACTAAAAATTCCGCTCGTTCGTATCGGTTTTCCGATACATGACCGCATTGGGGCACAGCGTATGCTTAGTGTTGGATACCGGGGAACGATGGAGCTTTTTGACCGCGTGGCCAATGCCCTCCTCGAAGGCAAACAGGACTTTTCCGAAACCGGTTACAGTTACCTCTGA
- a CDS encoding ferritin: MEPTIRTALNDQANHELQAAHSYEGMAYWCESNDFPGFAKFFFAQAAEEREHGAKFFKHLLDRGVQPKVDSIEAPRGEFSSLNELASYAQKLEMQNSSNIRQCYSLALDVKDFDCQPMLMWFIEEQVEEEAWAAKMITLVARAECAGSIYALDRHIVKELGDD, translated from the coding sequence ATGGAACCGACAATTAGAACAGCCCTTAACGATCAGGCTAATCACGAACTTCAGGCTGCCCACAGCTACGAAGGTATGGCATACTGGTGCGAGTCCAACGACTTCCCAGGCTTCGCCAAATTCTTCTTCGCCCAGGCCGCTGAGGAGCGCGAACATGGGGCCAAGTTCTTCAAACATCTGCTGGATCGCGGTGTCCAGCCGAAGGTCGATTCCATCGAGGCGCCCAGGGGTGAGTTTTCCTCGCTCAACGAGCTCGCGAGCTACGCTCAGAAGCTCGAAATGCAGAACAGCTCTAACATCCGCCAGTGCTACTCACTGGCACTGGATGTTAAAGATTTCGACTGCCAGCCGATGCTGATGTGGTTCATCGAGGAGCAGGTCGAGGAAGAAGCCTGGGCCGCCAAGATGATCACACTGGTCGCCCGCGCCGAGTGCGCGGGGTCCATTTACGCTCTTGACCGTCATATCGTCAAAGAGCTGGGAGACGACTGA
- the nifE gene encoding nitrogenase iron-molybdenum cofactor biosynthesis protein NifE, protein MNSVNTPSSIRVLDDRTAQVWEKGSGKEFVCDKKSAAGSVTQRACAFCGSRVVLYPIADALHIVHGPIGCAVYNWDIRGSLSSGSQLNRNSFSTDLAEKEVIFGGEKKLKASLIELINFYKPKAAFVYSTCIVGLIGDDVEAVCKQVTKETGIQCIQVDSPGFKGTKKSGYQAACEAAYKLVGTGDTSNISKYSINLLGEFNIAGEAWMIRQYFEKIGIEVVSTITGDGRVDDLRRCHGAKLNLVQCSGSMTHLSKLLKDDYDIPMERVSFFGFEDTARAIYTAAEHFGDPELMRRAEELVREEISKYAPKLKQYKKRLKGKKAALYVGGAFKAFSLVLALRALGMKTVLAGTQTGSAEDYEQLKEICDPGTVIVDDSNPLELAKFVLEKDVDLFIGGVKERPIAFKLGVAFCDHNHERKIPLAGFEGMVHFAEEVANSACSPIWQFAPRRQAKALRLPEAEATTPLAREEGGAA, encoded by the coding sequence ATGAACAGCGTAAATACACCCAGTTCTATTCGAGTGCTTGACGACCGGACCGCGCAGGTCTGGGAGAAGGGTTCGGGTAAGGAATTCGTCTGCGACAAAAAGAGCGCAGCCGGTTCCGTTACCCAGCGCGCCTGCGCTTTCTGTGGCTCCCGCGTCGTACTCTACCCGATCGCTGACGCGCTCCACATCGTACACGGCCCGATCGGATGCGCCGTGTACAACTGGGACATCCGCGGCTCACTCTCCTCGGGATCGCAGCTGAACCGCAACAGCTTCTCCACCGACCTGGCCGAAAAGGAAGTCATCTTCGGCGGTGAGAAAAAGCTCAAGGCTTCCCTCATCGAGCTGATCAACTTCTACAAGCCCAAAGCCGCCTTCGTCTACTCGACGTGCATCGTCGGTCTCATCGGTGACGATGTCGAGGCAGTCTGCAAGCAGGTCACGAAGGAAACGGGCATCCAGTGCATCCAGGTTGACTCGCCCGGCTTTAAGGGCACCAAAAAGAGCGGCTACCAGGCCGCCTGCGAAGCAGCCTACAAACTGGTCGGCACCGGCGACACCTCGAACATCTCCAAGTACAGCATCAACCTGCTCGGAGAGTTTAACATCGCGGGTGAAGCCTGGATGATCCGCCAGTACTTCGAAAAGATCGGCATCGAAGTCGTCTCCACCATCACCGGCGATGGCCGGGTGGATGACCTTCGCCGCTGTCACGGGGCCAAGCTAAACCTCGTGCAGTGCTCCGGGTCCATGACCCACCTTTCCAAACTGCTAAAGGATGACTACGACATCCCCATGGAGCGCGTCTCCTTCTTCGGATTCGAGGATACCGCCCGTGCTATCTACACCGCCGCCGAGCACTTCGGCGACCCTGAGCTGATGCGCCGCGCCGAGGAGCTTGTCCGCGAGGAAATCTCCAAGTACGCGCCTAAGCTCAAACAGTACAAAAAGCGCCTCAAAGGCAAAAAGGCTGCCCTCTATGTCGGCGGCGCTTTCAAGGCCTTCTCCCTCGTGCTTGCGCTACGGGCACTGGGGATGAAGACCGTACTGGCCGGCACCCAGACCGGCAGCGCCGAAGACTACGAGCAGCTCAAGGAAATCTGCGATCCGGGCACCGTGATCGTGGATGATTCCAACCCGCTCGAGCTGGCAAAGTTCGTCCTGGAAAAGGACGTCGACCTCTTCATCGGAGGCGTCAAAGAGCGCCCCATAGCCTTTAAGCTCGGGGTGGCCTTCTGCGACCACAACCACGAGCGTAAGATCCCGCTGGCCGGGTTCGAGGGCATGGTCCACTTCGCCGAGGAGGTCGCTAACAGCGCCTGCTCGCCGATCTGGCAGTTCGCCCCCCGCCGTCAGGCCAAGGCCCTGCGCCTGCCTGAAGCCGAAGCCACCACTCCCCTCGCCCGCGAGGAAGGAGGTGCGGCATGA